In the Thermodesulfobacteriota bacterium genome, one interval contains:
- a CDS encoding sigma-70 family RNA polymerase sigma factor: MVSQNSYDGIDKYAADLIRHKARQLVGKAGFTEDDRPDLEQELMIDLLQRMRHFNPAKAKKTTFMARIVERHISTILEARFAQCRDWRLCQTSLNEPLDNGEGDTTERIDFLDSEGSLGSGTRETRERLAHEIRMDLDRAIASLPEELRYLCVRLHDSTMAEIAREMGIPRTTLYDRLSKLREAFSEAGLTDYL, translated from the coding sequence ATGGTTTCACAGAATTCTTACGACGGCATCGACAAGTATGCCGCCGACCTCATTCGGCATAAAGCACGTCAACTCGTAGGCAAGGCCGGATTCACCGAGGACGACAGACCCGACCTCGAACAGGAACTGATGATCGATCTGCTGCAGCGGATGCGGCATTTCAATCCCGCCAAGGCCAAGAAGACCACCTTCATGGCCCGGATCGTCGAACGTCACATCTCCACCATTCTGGAGGCCCGGTTCGCCCAATGCCGGGACTGGCGGCTCTGCCAAACCTCACTCAACGAACCCCTCGATAACGGCGAAGGCGACACCACCGAGCGGATCGACTTCCTGGACAGCGAGGGCTCTCTGGGAAGCGGCACCCGCGAGACAAGGGAGCGCCTCGCCCATGAGATCCGCATGGACCTCGACCGGGCCATCGCCTCGCTGCCGGAAGAGCTCCGGTATCTGTGCGTGCGCCTGCACGACAGCACCATGGCCGAAATCGCCCGGGAGATGGGCATCCCCAGAACCACCCTCTACGACCGGCTGAGCAAGCTGCGGGAGGCTTTCAGCGAGGCTGGCCTGACCGACTACCTGTGA
- a CDS encoding PD-(D/E)XK nuclease family protein: MSELMTTTYSMWRLFRNCRMACKWRYIDELVPLERDPNLAFGSVIHDCLESWHGERDLAKVLDHIDRTYPNRAQDDHQQADWHLARAMMSAYAEHYPAEAFEVVALEKTFEGPIVNPATGATSRSFLLAGKVDGIVRQDGQYFLLEHKTASQIDASYLERLWTDFQIILYAWYLEQTLGITVSGIIYNVLVKAKLRQGKGETEAEFEARRAELIAKSKTGKSSAKRKLPEDDDTFQQRLQEKYLEPGMFHREVLYISRDQFDELRAELWELSKAMLDARRRDTFYRNTSYCFQYGRPCAYFQLCRSGGNPNVIENHFQRIAPHEELRDGAGEDAAPVF, translated from the coding sequence ATGAGCGAGCTGATGACCACCACCTATTCCATGTGGCGGCTGTTCCGCAACTGCCGCATGGCCTGCAAGTGGCGCTACATCGACGAGCTGGTGCCGCTCGAGCGCGACCCCAATCTGGCCTTTGGCTCGGTCATTCACGACTGCCTGGAGAGCTGGCACGGCGAGCGGGATCTGGCCAAGGTCCTCGACCACATCGACCGGACCTATCCGAACCGAGCGCAGGACGATCATCAACAGGCCGACTGGCATCTCGCCCGAGCCATGATGAGCGCCTATGCGGAACACTACCCGGCTGAAGCGTTCGAGGTCGTCGCGCTCGAGAAGACCTTCGAAGGTCCCATCGTCAACCCGGCGACCGGCGCGACCTCGCGAAGTTTCCTTCTCGCCGGAAAGGTGGACGGCATCGTCCGTCAAGATGGTCAGTATTTCCTGCTGGAACACAAAACCGCTTCACAGATCGACGCCAGCTACCTGGAGCGGCTGTGGACCGATTTCCAGATCATCCTCTACGCCTGGTACCTGGAGCAGACCCTCGGCATCACGGTCAGCGGCATCATCTACAACGTCCTGGTCAAGGCCAAGCTGCGCCAGGGCAAGGGTGAAACCGAAGCCGAATTCGAGGCCCGCCGGGCGGAGCTGATCGCCAAGTCGAAAACCGGCAAGAGCAGCGCCAAGCGCAAGTTGCCCGAGGACGACGACACCTTCCAGCAGCGGCTCCAGGAGAAGTACCTCGAGCCGGGCATGTTCCACCGCGAGGTGCTCTACATCTCCCGCGACCAGTTCGATGAACTGCGGGCGGAGCTGTGGGAACTCTCCAAGGCCATGCTCGACGCCCGTCGGCGCGACACCTTCTACCGCAACACCAGCTACTGCTTCCAGTACGGAAGGCCCTGCGCCTACTTCCAGCTCTGCCGCTCGGGCGGCAACCCCAACGTCATCGAAAACCATTTCCAACGGATCGCCCCGCACGAAGAGCTGCGGGACGGAGCCGGTGAAGACGCCGCTCCGGTGTTTTGA
- a CDS encoding ATP-binding protein: protein MLPKTKSKPKHTLSDLTALVYGPSKIGKSTWCSKADDALFLATEPGLNALEVFQTPITCWDDLLQACAEIAEGKHEFKTIVVDTVDNAYKMCSDYVCKKFKIEHESDLGYGKGYALINNEFQRVINKLAFLPYGLILISHSQERDIETRTGKHTRIVPTLPEKARKLVTGLVDLILFCDLDMKTGEDGKPVWQRVMRTKPSPNYDAGDRTGRLPEVIPLDFSSFMKAFNNTAAGAAASAARPKPEPTASAAAKPQQ, encoded by the coding sequence ATGCTTCCCAAGACCAAAAGCAAACCCAAACACACACTCTCGGACCTCACCGCCCTGGTGTACGGCCCGAGCAAGATCGGCAAGAGCACCTGGTGCTCCAAGGCCGATGACGCACTGTTCCTGGCGACCGAGCCGGGTCTGAACGCCCTGGAGGTGTTTCAGACCCCGATCACCTGCTGGGACGACCTTCTGCAGGCCTGCGCGGAAATCGCCGAGGGCAAGCACGAGTTCAAGACCATCGTCGTCGACACGGTGGATAACGCCTACAAGATGTGCTCGGACTACGTCTGCAAGAAATTCAAGATCGAGCACGAGTCCGACCTGGGCTACGGCAAGGGCTACGCGCTGATCAACAACGAGTTCCAGCGCGTCATCAACAAGCTCGCCTTCCTGCCCTATGGGCTGATCCTGATCTCCCACTCCCAGGAGCGGGACATCGAGACCCGGACCGGCAAGCACACCCGCATCGTGCCGACGCTGCCGGAGAAGGCGCGGAAACTGGTCACCGGCCTGGTGGACCTGATCCTGTTCTGCGACCTGGACATGAAAACCGGCGAGGACGGTAAGCCTGTATGGCAGCGCGTGATGCGCACCAAGCCCAGTCCCAACTACGACGCCGGTGACCGCACCGGCCGACTCCCCGAAGTCATCCCCCTCGATTTTTCGAGCTTCATGAAAGCGTTCAACAACACGGCAGCCGGAGCTGCGGCGAGTGCCGCCCGGCCGAAGCCGGAGCCGACCGCGAGTGCGGCGGCGAAACCTCAACAGTAA
- a CDS encoding DUF669 domain-containing protein: MEHYENQSNSNLDLAQFDDAFETAEVEEREFEAVPDGKYQVNVDRVELTRAQTSGNPMLKWTLRILAPTHKGRLLWRNNVMASNENIKWLKQDLYTCGLQLQKLSDLPGHLEQLLNIKLEVTKRTRGENENIYFNRRIVMADDAGAPGAAMDDMIPF; encoded by the coding sequence ATGGAACACTACGAAAACCAATCCAACAGCAACCTCGACCTGGCGCAGTTCGACGACGCCTTCGAAACCGCCGAAGTCGAGGAACGTGAGTTCGAGGCCGTCCCCGACGGCAAGTACCAGGTCAACGTCGACCGGGTCGAACTGACCCGCGCCCAGACTTCGGGCAATCCCATGCTCAAGTGGACACTGCGCATTCTCGCGCCGACCCACAAGGGCCGTCTGCTCTGGCGCAACAACGTCATGGCCAGCAACGAGAACATCAAGTGGCTCAAGCAGGACCTTTACACCTGCGGGCTGCAGCTCCAGAAGCTCTCCGACCTGCCGGGTCACCTCGAGCAGCTTCTCAACATCAAGCTGGAGGTGACCAAACGCACTCGCGGTGAAAACGAGAACATCTACTTCAACCGTCGCATTGTCATGGCCGACGATGCCGGGGCTCCCGGCGCGGCGATGGACGACATGATCCCGTTCTGA
- a CDS encoding ERCC4 domain-containing protein has protein sequence MMDRITVVVDTREQEPYSFDTDKVSAVRKALPAGDYSLVGLEERVAVERKSLTDFVSTVIRGRKRFHRELEKLSAYESACVVVECNFRDLVDGRYRSDAHPHALIGTVASIVVDFGVPVYFCSDRQAACRFVEEYLTRFHRRIARCQKEMRVTRRDSGEE, from the coding sequence ATGATGGACCGGATCACCGTTGTCGTCGACACCCGTGAACAGGAGCCCTACAGCTTCGATACAGACAAGGTTTCGGCGGTTCGCAAGGCGCTGCCCGCCGGTGATTACTCGCTGGTCGGCCTCGAGGAGCGGGTGGCGGTGGAGCGCAAATCCCTGACGGATTTCGTCTCCACCGTCATCCGGGGGCGAAAGCGGTTCCACCGCGAGCTGGAAAAGCTCTCCGCCTACGAATCCGCCTGTGTGGTTGTCGAGTGCAACTTTCGCGATCTGGTCGATGGCCGCTACCGCAGCGATGCCCACCCGCACGCGCTGATCGGAACGGTCGCCTCCATCGTCGTCGACTTCGGTGTCCCCGTCTACTTCTGCTCGGACCGGCAGGCCGCCTGCCGTTTTGTCGAGGAGTACCTGACACGTTTTCACCGGAGGATCGCGAGATGCCAAAAAGAAATGAGAGTAACCCGGCGCGACTCCGGGGAAGAATAG